A genomic window from Gossypium hirsutum isolate 1008001.06 chromosome D12, Gossypium_hirsutum_v2.1, whole genome shotgun sequence includes:
- the LOC107946548 gene encoding ninja-family protein AFP3 encodes MAEAKGIQGKVDQINFLFEDNKPIRSFQRFSSEKLTSEQTQFPDPEPEMNLRLSLGGIYGSGNYSKQNPLTRSSSIAGEVVNHKRNFTEQLENTLPKSYLSLARSCSLPAQVESSKRVVNIKELRMMKRVEAKKRAVEKQWNGMKGSEKDKLLVAGAAPTEFPAWLAASTAKSPELNRAIDKIKEGFRKLEGVEGWSAPSSSSNPIKSVPEMPSQVTESENPAKKPKLSRGWIQDKEMKEMPSVTTTGDGPNGRKIQGFLYKYTKGQVCIVCVCHGNFLSPEEFVRHAGAKDVTNPMKHINVCSTSFSY; translated from the exons ATGGCGGAAGCAAAAGGAATACAAGGCAAGGTTGATCAAATCAACTTTTTATTTGAAGACAATAAGCCAATTCGGAGTTTTCAAAGATTTTCATCAGAAAAACTTACTTCGGAACAAACCCAATTTCCCGATCCAGAACCAGAGATGAATCTCAGGCTATCGCTGGGTGGGATTTACGGTAGTGGAAATTACAGCAAACAAAACCCTTTAACTAGATCATCTTCCATAGCGGGAGAAGTGGTAAACCATAAGAGGAATTTTACGGAACAGTTGGAAAACACGTTGCCGAAGAGTTATCTTTCATTGGCAAGGTCTTGTTCATTGCCTGCACAAGTGGAAAGCAGTAAAAGGGTAGTGAATATAAAGGAATTAAGGATGATGAAGAGAGTTGAAGCGAAGAAAAGAGCTGTGGAGAAGCAGTGGAATGGCATGAAAGGGAGTGAGAAAGACAAGTTGTTAGTGGCGGGGGCGGCGCCTACTGAGTTTCCTGCTTGGCTAGCGGCTTCTACTGCTAAATCTCCTGAACTAAATAGAGCCATCGATAAGATAAAGGAAGGTTTTAGAAAATTAGAAG GAGTAGAAGGGTGGAGTGCACCGTCATCCTCCTCTAACCCAATAAAGTCCGTACCGGAGATGCCTTCCCAAGTAACGGAATCTGAGAATCCGGCCAAGAAGCCTAAACTTTCCCGTGGTTGGATTCAAGATAAAGAGATGAAAGAAATGCCAAGCGTAACCACCACCGGAGATGGCCCCAATGGGAGGAAAATACAAGGGTTTCTTTACAAATACACCAAAGGACAGGTGTGTATAGTATGTGTTTGCCACGGAAACTTCCTTTCGCCGGAAGAATTCGTGAGGCACGCCGGTGCTAAGGATGTTACCAACCCCATGAAGCATATCAATGTTTGCTCGACCTCCTTTTCCTATTAA
- the LOC107946549 gene encoding uncharacterized protein yields MSGQVVVEELSSTRQSTDGSITPVSPALANEQPQDENCLLVDSDRIPSHVFAATSTSSPAEWSTASNESLFSIHPTNASFTKDQFNWMSKSGDFGFNCDSLNISSPLMELPRNILSPEITTRNGSFNKGEGEFGASASAAEAMREVLKDKECQQKDHVATGLSPHSRSLSTHSDASVKSFAFPILTGDADKSGSLTKGTKTKNQQSQHSTNHKETSDNPPETPKLEPSQDILKSQTQKPNRNTGFKRWCTCFSCCPSCS; encoded by the exons ATGTCTGGTCAAGTAGTTGTTGAAGAACTGAGTTCAACCAGACAATCCACCGATGGTTCAATCACGCCTGTTTCGCCCGCACTGGCGAATGAACAACCACAAGATGAAAACTGCCTATTGGTAGATTCAGACAGGATTCCATCCCATGTGTTTGCTGCGACAAGCACATCCAGCCCAGCTGAATGGAGTACGGCTTCAAACGAATCATTGTTCAGCATTCACCCAACGAACGCAAGTTTCACCAAGGACCAGTTCAATTGGATGTCTAAATCTGGTGATTTTGGTTTCAACTGTGATTCCTTAAACATTTCGAGTCCATTGATGGAGCTTCCAAGAAACATACTATCCCCTGAAATCACCACGAGAAATGGGAGTTTCAACAAGGGCGAAGGCGAGTTTGGTGCCTCTGCATCGGCGGCTGAAGCCATGAGGGAGGTTCTGAAGGATAAAGAATGTCAGCAAAAGGATCATGTTGCTACGGGATTATCACCTCATTCCCGTAGTTTATCTACGCATTCCGATGCTAGTGTCAAATCTTTTGCCTTCCCTAT attgacAGGAGATGCAGACAAAAGTGGTTCATTGACAAAAGGCACAAAGACCAAAAACCAACAATCACAACATTCCACAAACCATAAGGAAACGTCTGACAACCCCCCGGAAACCCCTAAACTAGAGCCCTCTCAGGACATCCTTAAATCACAGACCCAAAAACCAAACCGAAATACAGGTTTTAAGAGATGGTGCACTTGCTTCTCTTGCTGCCCATCTTGTTCTTGA